The Oncorhynchus gorbuscha isolate QuinsamMale2020 ecotype Even-year linkage group LG04, OgorEven_v1.0, whole genome shotgun sequence genome includes the window cagtggaacagtcactttacaatagtgcatctaaatcttaaagggggggtgagagggattacttatcctatcctaggtattccttaaagagtatTCCTTATGGTTAAGGAAACCGAGCAGCACATTCTCCCATAAAAAAACAAAAGTCGTCAAGAATATTAACAATTATAAAACTGTGAATATCTTTCCATAATTGTTTTACATGTAGACAATGTCAAAATAAATGTGAAACGGTTTCTGGATGCTCAACACAAAAAGTACAATCAATGTTAATGTCTttttaaagtttcttcaggtAATGATTCGCAGGGTAATACTTATGGATCATTCTGAAAGATACCTCTTTGACCTTGTTAACAAGCAAGTAGTGTGTGGTAATAACCAGATTTTTCCCAACAGATATTAGTGACCAATGTATTCCATCCAGTAACTTGTGACATAAGGAATGGATACAATATCCCTTTGAAATAAAGCATTTATAGACCTATTGTTCTGAGGGAGCAAGGAGAAACAGACTTTCCTTATTGGAGAGTCAACTGGATTAAGCGAGGGTAGGTCAAGAAGGTGAGGTCTGGCGACACCTCTAAATAACATGACAGTTCCAGATGGAATAGCATCAAAGACGTCATGGCGACGTTGGCTGGCTAAACTCAGTAGAAAACGTCATCGGGTCTAACGGTCTCTCACGCCAAACTGCGCATGTGCAGGCCATCAAATCAAACGAAAATGaatgaaaacgtgtcagtttgtcactttcacgagGTTGGAGTACTAACGTGTTCAACTACTTAAGTAAGAGATTGGCTAAAATCTAGGTTTTGTCTTTAAAATTTGAGAAAATTAACAACCAAGAACAAATGTTTCACTTGTCTCATTGACTTCACGAACTCCAAACCCCGGCCTGGTCTATTTGGTCTGTTTCACGAGCCTTCCCGGAAGTCTTGCGATGTTGTGCCTCTGAGTTTTGAAACTCTGTGGGACGGTTCGGCTCAACAGATGTGGTGTCATTAAAGTTTTAAAATTCAATTTGAAAATGGCTTCCATAACGACCAAAGAGCTTTTTGATGCACAACTCCTGGTAATAACGTTTTATTGTCCTCTATATGTATTTAAATTATTGGAAGTTGCCAGCAAACGATACTCTACACAATATTATTTTAACATTGAGTAAAATCTTATAAGCTTCTTCGCTAAGAACAAAGGAAACCAAAATagctaaccagccagccaggttGCCAACAACAAACACAGTAATTATATTTTGTGTGTATGCTATGCTAGCTAACCTTGCTTTCTAACGTGCTTCACTTTAAACATACACGTTTTTTTATTCTGTTTGCGTTGCTGTCTGACAACTCTTTTGGGATATTTCTGCCAACTTCTAGAGACAGTAAATAATGACCACCGTAGGAGGAGTTGtcagacagcacaaacagatctgagccCAGGCTAGAATATTAGGTATTGCATTATCTAATGACAGAACGTATTGGCTGACTGTTAGACCTGGCTCATACTAGCTTTTGTTTTCTCATAAGGAAGGTGACTTCATCACAGCTACTCACCACAATGCACAACGTTTGGAAGATAGAGTTTTCCAACAAAAGACAGAGTTTCTCAGAAATGCAGAGAAACTTAGAAAACAGTAAGTTCCTCATATTAATATGCAGGGGAATTGAGATTATACATGCACATCTATTGTATTGAGACTCATTTTCTATTGTTCTTAAAACAGGATTGAGAAACTTGAGAAAGAGAAGATGTTGAATACACAAAACAGGAAGAATGGTCTTTCAGATGGATTTAGAGTATTGGAAGAGTTTGATAAAGGTCTTCAGGATGATCGAAATACTGAGCGTGTGTATTTTTGTGGTTTTAGTACTCTTTGTATGTCACTTCAATATTTTACTGACTAAAACGTAATTTGAACATCTTTAATAATAATGTTGCTCATGTTCTTTGTCCCTCAGAAATGAACGTGCAAAAGCATCTGATGAAAATCCATAATGGTGTAAATAAATTTCAGATGCAGCTGACTGACGTGAAGCCTACCCCTGAGTGTAAGTCATATGCTGGTTGATGGTTAAACATGTGCATGTTAAACAGTACAGATTGGGGAGTCATGACATTCATGTTTTTATGAAGCCAGTTCAATATGATACCCACTTCACCTCCCTTTATACAGGCTGTTATACTTTAACTACTTAGAAATGCTGTTGATTGTTTTTTAGTAATTGAGAAACTGAAAGAAATAATGACAGAAGTTGAAAATTCAATCAACACTTTCAAGGGGGATCAACGTCAAAGGTATGAGATGTTAAATATTTTAACAGCTGTCAGCTGTCATGTAATGCATGTTTCAAAATGACTTGATTATAGTTTAGACTGAGATTAAATGCTTCTTTCTTATTCTTTTTAGTTTTGAGGATCTATTGAAAGAGGAAAGAACATGCAGCCAGGAGATATGTGCTTTTGAAAAGAAGATTGAGACTTGGTCTTTGGCTGTAAAAGCAGACCCAAAGTTGCCCACTGCTCCCCCAGGCAAGGTGTGTCTGGCCAAAGCCCTAGAGGAGGACCTCCCACCAGAGGTGACCGCACTAGAGAGGTTCCTACAGCAAACTGGAGGGAAGCAGGGGGCCTGGGACCAGTATGACCATCAGAGCTTTCTGAAAGTGTGGACCAAGCACAATGGCAAACCAGCCTATAGGAAAGAGGCTTTGCTCTACCTGCCAGGCAAAACCCCAGAAGATGTTGAACAGCATGAAGATTGGTATCTTGAGCTCCTGTACTTtcaggagaagaagaaagaggtagACTGGGCATCACTTTGTAGGAAATGTAATGAGTTTCCAGTCACTTTCAACTGTAGATGGCTAGAACAGTACTGCCATTTATGAGCTCTGAAATATCAGTCAGCTATTTGTTTTGAACTGTTAAATTGCATGAATATACTTGTAATATTAGTTTTGTCTTAATTTTGCTAATTTGCACTCCATGCACCAGGCCATTTACCGGTGGAAGGctgagagacagcaggagagggcTGCAAGGCTGCAACACCAGGATGAGCTGGAGAGCGTtgccaggagggagagggaggcgcAGGCTGAGACCCAGCAGCGTagggctgaggaggagaggagggaggcggtGGCTCGCCTGGAGGGGTGGAAAAGGCAGCGCAGGCTGCgccaggagcaggaggaggagcagaggctCACTGAGGAGATCCTGCAGCGGAGACAAGCCAAGGAGGAGCGCAGGAGACAGCTGGAGGTGAAGCTGGTTCTGGAGGCCCACATTCggcagaagaaggaggaggaagaacttCTGACCATGCAGaaagaggaacaggaacaggctgacatggaggagaagaagagactggCAGGCTACGGCATCAAACGCTTTCAGGAAAGGGTATGTGAAGGATCAGTATTTACAATGGTACTACTCAAggtattttgtatatacagtgaattcgggaagtattcagaccccttgactttttccacattttgttatagccttactctaaaattgattaaataaaacattttcctcatcaatcgacacacaataccccataatgacaaggcaaaaacaagtttttagaaatgtttgaaaatgtattaaaaataaaaagcagatacctaatttatataagtattcagaccttttgcttatgagactcgacattgagatcaggtgcatcctgtttccattgatcatccttgagctgtttctacaactcgattggagtccacctgtggtaaattcatttgattggacatgatttcaaatcaaaactctacctacatgtatatattacacaaatgacctcgactaaccagtgcccgcgcacaatgactctgtaccggtaccccctgtatatagtctccacattgactctgtaccggttccccctgtatatagcctccacattgactctgtaccggtaccccctgtatatagcctccacattgactctgtaccggtaccccctgtatatagcctccacattgactctgtaccggtaccccctgtatatagcctccacattgactctgtaccggtaccccctgtatatagcctccacattgactctgtactggtaccccctgtatatagcctccacattgactctgtaccggtaccccctgtatatagcctccacattgactctgtaccggtaccccctgtatatagcctcacttgttattttactgctgctgtgtaattatttgttacttttattttctattttttactcAACACTTATTTGAATGAATGTTTCTTCATTTCTTAAagcatttttggttaagggcttgtaagtaagcattccactgtaagctctacacctgttgtatttggtgcatgtgacaaatacaattagatttaaatcaaatccaattgacaggcacacacctgtctatataaggttccacagttgacagtgcatgtcagagaaaccaagccatgaggtcgaagaaattgtccgtagagctccgagacaggattgtgtcgaggtacagatctggggaagggtaccaaaacatttctgtagctttgaaggttcccaagaacacagtggcctccatcgttcttaaatggagtttggaaccaccaaggctcttccgagagctggccgcctggccaaactgagcaatcgtggggagaagggccttgatcagggaggtgaccaggaacctgatggtcactctgacagagctccagagttcctctgtggagatgggagaaacttccagaaggtcaaccatctttgcagcactccaccaataaggcctttttggtagagtgacagacggaagccactcctcagtaaaacaagattctctggtctgatgaaaccaagattgaactcttttgcctgaatgccaaccgTCAGGAGGAAACatagcaccatccctatggtgaagtatggtggtggcagcatcatgctatggaatgtttttcatcggcagggactgggagactagtcaggatcaagtgaaagatgaacagagcaaagtatagagagatcctcgATGAAAACCTGCTGAGGAcctcagaccccttcaccttccaacaggacaacaaccctaagcacacagccaagacaacacaggagtggcttcgggacaagtctccgaatgtccttgaatagcctagccagagcccggacttgaacccgatcaaatgtcttggagagacctgaaaatagctgtgcagcgacgctcgccatccaaactgacagaacttgagaggatctgcagagaagactgggagaaactcccaaatacaggtgtgcgaaGTTTgtagtcatacccaagaagacttgaggctgtaatcgctgccaaaggtgcttcaacaaagtactgagtactaTTTGAGGTTGCTCAAGTAGTACTTTTCTCAGTTATGTCTACTGGAGACTGCGGTGTCGGAAAGACTGGGGTGTCGGAAGGAAAGACTGGGGTGTCGGAAGGAAAGACTGGGGTGTCGGAAGGAAAGACTGGGGTGTCGGAAGGAAAGACTGGGGTGTCGGAAGGAAAGACTGGGGTGTCGGAAGGAAAGACTGGGGTGGAGGAAGGAAAGACtgtggaggaagggaaggaaagaCTGGGGTGGAGGAAGGAAAGACTGGGGTGGAGGAAGGAAAGACTGGGGTGGAGGAAGGAAAGACTGGGGTGGAGGAAGGAAAGACTGGGGTGGAGGAAGGAAAGACTGGGGTGGAGGAAGGAAAGACTGGGGTGGAGGAAGGAAAGACTGGGGTGGAGGAAGGAAAGACTGGGGTGGAGGAAGGAAAGACTGGGGTGGAGGAAGGAAAGACTGGGGTGGAGGAAGGAAAGACTGGGGTGGAGGAAAGTCAAAGTATAATGGTTAACTGACTTATCTGCAGGACTTCCAGAAGTTGGAGACAAAAGTACAGGAAAGACAGGAGAAGGAAAAGCAGGAGCTGGATAGACAAAAGAGACTGGCTAAGCTGAAGGAGAAGGTAAGACCTTACACAGCAGCAGGCACGGATTCCATTGTACCCAATGTATGCCATCCAGTTATTTTCTGCTATTCATTTTATCTCATTAGGCAGAGGCTCATATCAGCAGAGACCCTTCCAGGCTCTGCAAACCCACCAAAGGATGGGAGGAACGCACCAAAGAGATTGGACCCTCTGGGGGCGGACCTGTATTACAGATGTTTCATAGGTGAATTAGCCCAAAACATTTTCATCAGCCACTTTTTCACTATCTTCTTTCCCTGTAACTAATCTATGCTCATCACCATCTTACAGGGCTGTCCCAAGCTGGAGACAAGACTTATGAGGATGTCTGACTGGAACCAATATTTTCTTTgctaatttgtattttatttaatcaTGCAAAATTCAATCCTCAATGTGGTCATTTGTCATTTCAACACACTTGTATCTGTGCTTTGTGTCATTTCCACTTTTATACTATACATTATCACATTTCTTATCTGAATTAAAACATGAATAACTGCTGGCCTACACCTGTTATTTGTCTTGCTACTTATTCTGAAATTAATATTATTATAAAAATGCATTTGATGGTAaatattttacattcttcaaatATATTTAGCCTCCAGTgtaccaaaacaaaacaaaaaatgtcaAACGTTGCAATGCAAAAGAATGGGAAACTGAGCAGAGTTGGGTTGGAAAACAGAAGGTTGAGCTCTGCTGAAGTCCCCATTTATCTTGTGTGATTTATTGAGGATGACCACCTGAATGAAACTTAAGAAACCCGTTTCGGATATGAAGAGGTGGTGGGTGAAGTAAAGGCTGTGAGGATCACGGGAAGTGGGCTTGGATCGCCTCTCAGGGAGATGGACAAGAGGGCGGTTATGCCCGAATGGTTGATGGATGTGGAGATGTCGTCAGAGGAACCCATAGAGGTCGTTAAGAAAGCGGGCAGGGGGAAAAGGAAGAAAGTGGAACATATTAAATGAGATTGAGGGTGAATTAACTGCGGTCGcaggtgcagtcgtcctgtccgtGATTGAAGATGATTTTGGCCCAATTGGAGTGAGATTTTTGGACATAATGGATCATTGCCTTCTGGTTGATTCATATGTGGTGTCAGGTTGTGTGGAGAAGAGGTTGGGTCAGTGAAAGTGGCTcgaagtggaattgtgtttttctgCCGTCCAGAGGGAGCGTGCGCTCCACACCATGCGACTGGGGTCAAGAACTGTGACTTGCTATGTTATTCAGAGCAGGGtgccattgaaaggagtgataacTGGTGTGGCATTAAGTGTTGATGAGGATGAACTGAAATTGAAGATTCTCAATATCTGATGCTCGCTGTGTCGTGCGACGCAGACTCGGTAGAGAGCGTTGCGAAACAGAGAAGACACTGTATTACTGAGTTGGGATG containing:
- the LOC124033416 gene encoding coiled-coil domain-containing protein 112-like isoform X1; this encodes MASITTKELFDAQLLEGDFITATHHNAQRLEDRVFQQKTEFLRNAEKLRKQIEKLEKEKMLNTQNRKNGLSDGFRVLEEFDKGLQDDRNTEQMNVQKHLMKIHNGVNKFQMQLTDVKPTPELIEKLKEIMTEVENSINTFKGDQRQSFEDLLKEERTCSQEICAFEKKIETWSLAVKADPKLPTAPPGKVCLAKALEEDLPPEVTALERFLQQTGGKQGAWDQYDHQSFLKVWTKHNGKPAYRKEALLYLPGKTPEDVEQHEDWYLELLYFQEKKKEAIYRWKAERQQERAARLQHQDELESVARREREAQAETQQRRAEEERREAVARLEGWKRQRRLRQEQEEEQRLTEEILQRRQAKEERRRQLEVKLVLEAHIRQKKEEEELLTMQKEEQEQADMEEKKRLAGYGIKRFQERDFQKLETKVQERQEKEKQELDRQKRLAKLKEKAEAHISRDPSRLCKPTKGWEERTKEIGPSGGGPVLQMFHRAVPSWRQDL
- the LOC124033416 gene encoding coiled-coil domain-containing protein 112-like isoform X2, which translates into the protein MLNTQNRKNGLSDGFRVLEEFDKGLQDDRNTEQMNVQKHLMKIHNGVNKFQMQLTDVKPTPELIEKLKEIMTEVENSINTFKGDQRQSFEDLLKEERTCSQEICAFEKKIETWSLAVKADPKLPTAPPGKVCLAKALEEDLPPEVTALERFLQQTGGKQGAWDQYDHQSFLKVWTKHNGKPAYRKEALLYLPGKTPEDVEQHEDWYLELLYFQEKKKEAIYRWKAERQQERAARLQHQDELESVARREREAQAETQQRRAEEERREAVARLEGWKRQRRLRQEQEEEQRLTEEILQRRQAKEERRRQLEVKLVLEAHIRQKKEEEELLTMQKEEQEQADMEEKKRLAGYGIKRFQERDFQKLETKVQERQEKEKQELDRQKRLAKLKEKAEAHISRDPSRLCKPTKGWEERTKEIGPSGGGPVLQMFHRAVPSWRQDL